Part of the Parafrankia irregularis genome, GCAGGAACCGGTAGGCGTCGGCGAACCCGGCCGCGTCGCGGCGGCCGACGTAGCCTCCGCGCCGCAGTCCGTCCAGGGCGTCCAGGGTGGCGGCCACCTGCAGCTTGGCGTCCGCCCGGCCGTGGACGAGCTGCAGCAGCTGCACGGCGAACTCGACGTCACGCAGCCCGCCGGGGCCGAGCTTGAGGTTGCGGTCGGCCTCGAAACGGGACAGCGACCGTTCCACCCGGCGCCGCATGGCCCGGACGTCCGTGACGAAGTCGGGGCGCGACGCCGCCGTCCACACCAGCGGTGCGATCATCTCGCCGAAGCGTGCTCCCAGCTCGAGGTCGCCGGCCACCGGGCGGGCCTTGAGCAGCGCCTGGAACTCCCAGGTCCGTGCCCAGCGCCGGTAGTAGGCGCGATGGCTGTCCAGGGTGCGCACGAGCGCGCCGTGCCGGCCCTCGGGCCGCAGGTTGACGTCCACCGGGAACAGCTCGCCGGCCGCGGTGGGCGTGCCGCACACCCGCACGACGCCCTCGGCCAGCCTGGTGGCGGCACGCAGCGTCGCCTCCAGGTCGGGCGGAGCGCCGGAGCCGGGAAGGCCTCCCGGCTCTCCTGGCTTCCCCAGCTCTCCTGGCTTTCTCAGTGCCCCCGGCCCGTGGTCGGCGACCGGTTCGGCGACGAACAGCACGTCCACGTCGCTGACGTAGTTCAGCTCACGCCCACCGCACTTGCCCATGCCGATGATCGCCAGGCGGACGGGCGCATCCGCCGGGCCCGCTCCGGCCCGGGCGACCGCGAGCGCGGCGTCGAGCGCCGCCCCGGCCAGGTCCGCGAGCTCCGCGGTGGCGTCGTCCAGCGACACGGTGCCGGTGAGGTCCCGCGCGGCGAGTACCAGCAGCGCACGCCGGTAGGCCAGCCGCAGCGCGTCGAGGACCGCCACCCCGTCACCGCGGGCCCGGGGCACCGCGGCCGCCGGATCGGCGCCGACCGCACGCAGCAGGCCGCGGCGGGTGACCGCCGGGTCCGACGGCCCCGCGGTGGCCCCGTCCGGGGCGAGGATCAGCCAGTCCAGCGGATGGGCGACGAGGTGGTCCCCGAGCGCCGAGCTCGCGCCCAGCACGGCGATCAGCCGGCGGCGCAGACCGGGGTTGTCGGCCAGCGCCGGCAACAGCCGTGGTTGCGCCCCGGCGGGCTGGGCCTCGACCAGTCGTTCGAGGCAGCGCAGGGCGAGATCGGCGTCCGCCGAGGCGGCGAGCTCGCCGATGATGACATTCACCGCGAGCCCGGCGGCAGGCCCGGCAGGCCCGGCGGGCTCCCCGGGCCCTGCGGGCGCCGCCCCGTCCGACGGGGGCAGCAGCCCGAGCCGGCGCATCGTGGCCGCGACCCGCTCGACGTCGGAGAAGCCCAGCCGGGCGAGCTGGGCACCGACGGTGTTCCGGCGGGGGTCGACGCCCCTGGCCGGCCGGTCACTCACAACGTCGGAAGGTACCGGTCGATCTCGAAGGGCGTGACCTGGCGGCGGTACTCGATCCATTCGGACCGCTTGTTCCGTAGGAAGAAGTCGAACAACTCGTCGCCAAGCGTCTCACGGACCAGCGACGAGTTCTCCATCGCGGTGATCGCCTCGGCGAGCGATCCGGGCAGCTCGGTGATGCCACGCTCGCGGCGCTGGGAGTCGGTGAGCGTCCACACGTCGTCCGCCGCGGGCGCCGGCAGCTCGTAACCGCCCTGGACGCCGCGCAGGCCGGCGGCGAGCATCAGCGCGAAGGTCAGGTACGGGTTGCAGGCGCTGTCCGGGGAGCGGAACTCGACCCGGGCCGTGTTCGCCTTGTTCAGCTTGTACAGCGGTACCCGAACCAGGGCCGACCGGTTGTTGTGGCCCCAGCAGACATAGGCGGGCGCCTCCCGCAGCTCGCCGGCGCGCCCCTCGCCCACCAGCCGCTTGTACGAGTTCACCCACTGGTTCGTCACCGCGGTGATCTCCGCGGCGTGGGTCAGCACCCCGGCGATGAAGGCCTTCCCCACCTTCGACAGCTGGTACTCGTCGGTCGGGTCGTGGAAGGCGTTGCGGTCACCCTCGAACAGGCTCATGTGGGTGTGCATGCCCGAGCCGGCCTGATCGCTGAACGGCTTGGGCATGAACGTCGCGTAGATGCCCTGCCGCAGCGCCACCTCCTTCACCACCTGGCGGAAGGTCATGATGTTGTCGGCGATGGTGAGCGCGTCGGCGTACCGCAGGTCGATCTCCTGCTGGCCCGGCGCGACCTCGTGGTGGCTGAACTCCACCGAGATGCCGAGGCGTTCGAGCACGCTGATGGCCTGCTGGCGGAAGTCATGGCTGATGTCGTTCGGGGTCAGGTCGAAGTAGCCCGACTCGTCCACCGGCGGCGGCACCGGGCCGCCGCGGGTCGGCGGATGCTTGAGCAGGAAGAACTCGATCTCGGGGTGGGTGTAGAAGGTGAAGCCGGCGTCGGCCGCCTTCGCCAGGGTGCGGCGCAGCACCCAGCGGGAGTCCGCGGCGGCCGGCGTGCCGTCCGGCATGATCAGGTCACAGAACATCCGGGCGGTCATCGGGTGCTCACCGCGCCACGGCAGCACCTGGAAGGTGGACGGGTCGGGCCGGACCAGCATGTCCGCCTCGTGCACCCGGGCGAAGCCCTCGATCGCCGAGCCGTCGAACCCGATGCCCTCCGCCAGCGCGCCCTCCAGCTCGGCGGGCGCGATCTCGACGGACTTCAGCACGCCGAGCACGTCGGTGAACCAGAGCCGGACGAACCGGATGTCGCGTTCCTCGAGGGTGCGGAGAACGAATTCCTGCTGCTTGTCCATGGGCCCTCCGCGCGTGAGTGCGGACTCGTCTGCACGGCGAGCCGAGTCGTCTTCCGGTGGTGCTGTTCCCCGTCGGGACACGGTGCCACCGGGTGCTTCGACCCGAGAGTAGCGACTGATCGCACCGCGGGCTCCGCACGTTACAGCGAAGTTGCGCCACCGCAATCCCCGGTGTCACCTGCGCCCCAGCAACACACCACCGGCCGCCGGCGGGGCAAACCCGGCCTACGCTTCGGTGTATGGCCCAGCTTCGGATCGCCCTCGCCCAGGTGGACACCACCGTCGGAGATCTGGACGCCAACGCCGACCTGGTGAGCTCCTGGACCAAGCAGGCACTGGCCCAGGGCGCTCATCTGGTCGCCTTCGGCGAGATGACCCTGACCGGCTACCCGGCCGAGGACCTCGTCCTGCGCCGCTCCTTCGTGGCGGCCTCCGCGGCGACACTGGAGCGGCTCGCGGCCCGCCTCCACGAGGAGGGAGCGGGCTCCATCGCCGTCGTCGTCGGGTACCTCGACGCCTCCGCCACCCCGGCGCCGGCGGTCGGCCGCCCCGCCGGCGAGCCGCAGAACTGCGTCGCCGTCCTGTGGCAGGGCCGCGTCGCCGCCCGCTCGGCCAAGCACCACCTGCCCAACTACGGCGTCTTCGACGAGTT contains:
- a CDS encoding glutamine synthetase family protein, with protein sequence MDKQQEFVLRTLEERDIRFVRLWFTDVLGVLKSVEIAPAELEGALAEGIGFDGSAIEGFARVHEADMLVRPDPSTFQVLPWRGEHPMTARMFCDLIMPDGTPAAADSRWVLRRTLAKAADAGFTFYTHPEIEFFLLKHPPTRGGPVPPPVDESGYFDLTPNDISHDFRQQAISVLERLGISVEFSHHEVAPGQQEIDLRYADALTIADNIMTFRQVVKEVALRQGIYATFMPKPFSDQAGSGMHTHMSLFEGDRNAFHDPTDEYQLSKVGKAFIAGVLTHAAEITAVTNQWVNSYKRLVGEGRAGELREAPAYVCWGHNNRSALVRVPLYKLNKANTARVEFRSPDSACNPYLTFALMLAAGLRGVQGGYELPAPAADDVWTLTDSQRRERGITELPGSLAEAITAMENSSLVRETLGDELFDFFLRNKRSEWIEYRRQVTPFEIDRYLPTL